CTTAGTGCGTTCATTAACACGTTCTAAATTTGAGCAGTTAATTGACGATTTAGTAAAACGTACTATCGCCCCTTGTCAAACAGCATTAAAATCTGCAGGTTTATCAAAATCTGATATTGACGAAGTTATTTTAGTAGGTGGATCTACACGTATCCCAGCAGTACAAAAAGCAGTAGAAGCATTTTTTGGAAAAGCACCTTCAAAAGGCGTTAACCCGGATGAGGTTGTATCTTTAGGAGCAGGTATCCAAGGTGGAGTATTATCAGGAGATGTAAAAGATGTATTACTTTTAGACGTAACACCTTTATCATTAGGTATCGAAACTATGGGTAACGTATTTACTAAGTTAATTGAAGCAAATACAACGATCCCAACTAAAAAGTCTCAAGTATTCTCTACAGCAGCAGACAACCAACCTTCAGTAGAAATTCATGTTTTACAAGGTGAACGTGCTATGGCTGCAGATAACAATACAATTGGACGTTTTCACTTAGATGGTTTACCACCAGCACAAAGAGGAGTTCCTCAAATTGAAGTAACTTTTGATATTGATGCTAACGGAATCATTAAAGTGTCTGCAGGAGATAAAGCTACTGGAAAAACACAAGATATTCGTATCGAAGCATCTTCAGGATTAACTGAAGAAGAAATTAAGCAAATGAAAGCTGATGCTGAAGCAAATGCTGAATCAGATGCTAAAGCAGCTGAAAACGCTAAGACTTTAAACGAAGCTGATTCTATGATTTTCCAAACAGAAAATCAATTAAAAGAATTTGGTGAGAAATTATCTGATGATAAAAAAGCACCAATCGAAGCAGCTTTAACAGAATTAAAGGCGGCTTACGAATCTAAAGATGTAGCAGTTATTGCTCCAGCGTTAGAAAAAATTAACGAAGCTTGGAAAGTAGCAAGTGAAGAAATGTACAAAGCGCAAGCAGATGGACAAGCTGGTCAACCAGCACCTGATGCAGGAGCAGATACAACTGAAAACAGCGATGTTGAAGATGTGGATTTCGAAGAAGTAAAGTAATAACGTCTTTCTG
This portion of the Olleya sp. Bg11-27 genome encodes:
- the dnaK gene encoding molecular chaperone DnaK encodes the protein MSKIIGIDLGTTNSCVSVMEGNEAVVIPNAEGKRTTPSVIAFVEGGEIKVGDPAKRQAVTNPTKTVYSIKRFMGNKYSESKKEAERVPYKVVKGDNDTPRVDIDGRLYTPQELSAMILQKMKKTAEDYLGQDVTEAVITVPAYFNDSQRQATKEAGEIAGLKVRRIINEPTAAALAYGMDKKGTDQKIVVFDFGGGTHDVSILELGDGVFEVLSTDGDTHLGGDDVDQKIIDWLADEFNGEEGIDLRKDPMSLQRVKEAAEKAKIELSSSEQTEINLPYITATASGPKHLVRSLTRSKFEQLIDDLVKRTIAPCQTALKSAGLSKSDIDEVILVGGSTRIPAVQKAVEAFFGKAPSKGVNPDEVVSLGAGIQGGVLSGDVKDVLLLDVTPLSLGIETMGNVFTKLIEANTTIPTKKSQVFSTAADNQPSVEIHVLQGERAMAADNNTIGRFHLDGLPPAQRGVPQIEVTFDIDANGIIKVSAGDKATGKTQDIRIEASSGLTEEEIKQMKADAEANAESDAKAAENAKTLNEADSMIFQTENQLKEFGEKLSDDKKAPIEAALTELKAAYESKDVAVIAPALEKINEAWKVASEEMYKAQADGQAGQPAPDAGADTTENSDVEDVDFEEVK